The DNA segment TCCTTTTCGGCGTGCCGCAAAAGGACAACCGTCAGTTTGCGGTGCTGGGCCGAGAGGTCAATGCCCAATATCAAGGAAAAAGCAACGAAAACCAACAGCCGTTTGATAATTCTCATATGGTTCCGCACACGAATATGAAATCTTCGTGTGAACTTCGTGTCGATTGGTGGATCGAAAACACTAAACAAACATCTTCCCCGGATTCAAGATTCCGTTGGGATCGAAGACCTTCTTGATCGCCTTCATAATCTCGAGCGTCGGAGGATCGACGGCGAAGTCCATATACGGCGCCTTGACGTAACCGATGCCGTGTTCGCCGCTGATCGTGCCGCCGAGATCGACCGAAAGCTGGAACGTTTCTTTGACGCATTCGCGGGCGCGGGCGATCTCGTCCGGATTCTCGCGGTCGAGGACGAAATT comes from the Acidobacteriota bacterium genome and includes:
- a CDS encoding glycolate oxidase subunit GlcD translates to NFVLDRENPDEIARARECVKETFQLSVDLGGTISGEHGIGYVKAPYMDFAVDPPTLEIMKAIKKVFDPNGILNPGKMFV